The following are from one region of the Capsicum annuum cultivar UCD-10X-F1 chromosome 1, UCD10Xv1.1, whole genome shotgun sequence genome:
- the LOC107840322 gene encoding stachyose synthase, which yields MAPPNDPVNSVFNVLKTQKEDNFFELSNGKLLVKNVPLLFEVPSNVSFSSFSSVCQTSSAPLPLFHRAHSTSFKGGFLGFSKEEPSHCLMNSLGEFTDRDFLSIFRFKTWWSTQWVGNSGSDLQMETQWVLLDVPEIKSYVIIIPIIEGKFRSALHPGTDGHVLICAESGSSQVKTSSFGAIAYVHVSDNPCNLMKEAYTSLRVYLNTFKLLEEKSVPSLVDKFGWCTWDAFYLTVEPAGVLQGVNEFSQGGISPRFLIIDDGWQSINFDDQEPHEDAKNLVLGGTQMTARLHRLDEGEKFRKYKAGSLLGPNLPLFDRKKPKMLISKAIEIEHAEKARDKAIQSGVNDLSQFDIKIEKLKKELNEMFGGDQGNSLQPTCKNGEELQFNSQGCGSSSCNSDNSGMKAFTRDLRTQFKGLDDIYVWHALCGAWGGVRPGTTHLNSKITPCQLSQGLDGTMDDLAVIKIVEGGIGLVHPDQADDFYDSMHSYLSEVGITGVKVDVIHTLEYVSEYYGGRVELAKKYYDGLSKSLAKNFNGTGLISSMQQCNDFFLLGTKQISIGRVGDDFWFQDPNGDPNGVYWLQGVHMIHCAYNSMWMGQIIQPDWDMFQSDHVCAKFHAGSRAICGGPVYVSDSVGGHDFDLLRKLVFPDGTIPKCQYFALPTRDCIFKNPLFDGKTILKIWNFNKYGGVIGAFNCQGAGWDPKEKRIKGYSNCYKPMTGSVHVDDIEWDQLKEASEMGKAEEYVVYLNQAEKLLLTKPSSDTIPMSLEPSTFEIFSFVPIKQLSPIAKFAPIGLTNMFNSGGAIQGLQYEEATGDHGANYASAKVEVKGGGNFLAYSSAVPTKCYLNSAEVEFVWSTQDGKLILNLPWIEEANGISYVTFLF from the exons ATGGCACCTCCAAATGATCCAGTTAACTCGGTTTTCAATGTCTTGAAAACTCAGAAAGAGGATAACTTTTTTGAACTGTCTAATGGAAAGCTCCTCGTTAAGAACGTTCCATTGCTCTTTGAAGTTCCGAGCAATGTTAGTTTTTCAAGCTTTTCTTCAGTTTGCCAAACATCCAGTGCTCCACTTCCCTTGTTCCATCGTGCACATTCAACGTCTTTTAAAGGTGGATTCTTGGGGTTCAGCAAAGAGGAGCCATCTCACTGCTTGATGAATTCATTAGGGGAATTCACTGACAGAGATTTCCTCAGCATTTTCCGGTTCAAGACTTGGTGGTCTACTCAGTGGGTGGGGAATTCTGGTTCAGATTTGCAAATGGAAACCCAATGGGTTCTCTTGGATGTCCCTGAGATAAAATCTTATGTTATTATTATACCAATAATTGAAGGGAAATTCAGGTCTGCACTTCACCCTGGCACAGATGGTCATGTCCTTATCTGTGCTGAGAGTGGTTCTAGCCAAGTGAAAACATCATCCTTTGGTGCTATCGCGTATGTTCATGTATCTGATAATCCTTGTAACTTGATGAAAGAGGCTTATACTTCTCTTAGAGTTTATCTAAATACCTTTAAGCTCTTGGAAGAGAAATCAGTTCCATCCCTTGTAGATAAATTTGGTTGGTGCACTTGGGATGCTTTTTATTTAACTGTGGAACCAGCAGGTGTCTTGCAAGGAGTGAACGAATTTTCACAAGGCGGGATTTCTCCTAGGTTTCTTATTATCGATGATGGCTGGCAAAGTATCAATTTTGATGATCAAGAACCCCATGAAGATGCAAAAAATTTGGTTCTTGGGGGAACCCAAATGACTGCCAGGCTCCATAGGCTTGATGAAGGTGAGAAATTCAGAAAGTACAAGGCTGGATCCTTGTTAGGACCCAATCTACCACTTTTTGATCGCAAAAAGCCAAAGATGTTAATCTCTAAGGCAATTGAGATTGAGCATGCAGAAAAGGCTCGTGACAAGGCGATTCAGTCTGGAGTTAATGATCTGTCACAGTTTGACATAAAGATTGAgaaactgaagaaagaacttaATGAGATGTTTGGTGGGGACCAAGGAAACTCTCTTCAGCCCACGTGCAAGAATGGTGAAGAATTGCAATTTAACAGCCAAGGGTGTGGAAGCAGCTCTTGCAATTCTGACAACTCGGGGATGAAAGCGTTCACCAGGGATTTGAGAACACAGTTCAAAGGCCTGGATGATATTTATGTATGGCATGCCCTGTGTGGTGCTTGGGGTGGTGTAAGGCCTGGAACCACCCACTTAAATTCCAAGATAACCCCTTGTCAACTTTCTCAGGGGCTTGATGGGACCATGGATGATCTTGCAGTGATCAAAATAGTAGAAGGTGGCATTGGACTTGTTCATCCTGATCAAGCTGATGATTTTTATGATTCAATGCATTCTTACCTTTCTGAAGTAGGAATTACAGGAGTTAAAGTCGACGTTATCCAT ACACTGGAATATGTCAGCGAGTACTATGGTGGTCGAGTTGAGCTCGCAAAGAAATATTACGATGGGCTATCAAAATCCCTAGCAAAGAACTTCAACGGTACTGGACTCATATCCAGTATGCAACAATGTAATGACTTCTTCCTCCTAGGAACAAAGCAAATCTCTATTGGAAGAGTTG GGGATGATTTTTGGTTCCAAGATCCAAATGGTGACCCCAATGGAGTATACTGGCTACAGGGTGTTCACATGATTCATTGTGCCTATAACAGTATGTGGATGGGTCAGATTATTCAACCAGACTGGGACATGTTCCAATCTGATCATGTCTGTGCAAAGTTCCATGCCGGTTCCAGGGCTATATGTGGAGGTCCCGTTTATGTGAGTGACTCCGTGGGTGGCcatgattttgatcttttaagAAAGCTAGTTTTCCCTGATGGCACCATTCCCAAGTGCCAATATTTTGCACTCCCCACTAGGGATTGCATCTTCAAAAATCCACTCTTTGATGGCAAAACCATACTCAAGATTTGGAATTTCAACAAG TATGGAGGAGTCATTGGTGCATTCAATTGCCAAGGAGCAGGATGGGATCCAAAGGAGAAAAGAATCAAGGGATACTCAAATTGCTACAAGCCAATGACAGGGTCAGTTCATGTGGATGACATTGAATGGGACCAACTGAAGGAAGCATCTGAAATGGGCAAAGCAGAAGAATATGTTGTGTATCTCAACCAAGCTGAGAAATTGCTTTTGACAAAGCCTTCCTCAGACACAATTCCAATGTCCCTTGAACCATCTACTTTTGAGATTTTTAGCTTTGTACCTATAAAACAGCTCAGTCCCATTGCTAAATTTGCTCCAATTGGACTCACCAACATGTTCAATAGTGGAGGAGCCATACAAGGACTTCAATATGAGGAGGCTACTGGTGATCATGGTGCTAATTATGCAAGTGCAAAAGTTGAAGTTAAAGGTGGTGGGAATTTCTTAGCCTACTCAAGTGCGGTGCCTACCAAGTGTTACTTGAATAGTGCTGAAGTTGAGTTTGTGTGGTCTACTCAAGATGGTAAATTGATCCTCAATCTTCCTTGGATCGAAGAAGCCAATGGCATTTCTTATGTAACTTTTCTTTTTTAG